Proteins co-encoded in one Kutzneria chonburiensis genomic window:
- a CDS encoding polysaccharide lyase 6 family protein: MRHTRKLAIAVGLAGLLAVGGTQLAGAKALVVSSPSELSAVLARAEPGDRVVVGPGTYDNVLIRVSRSGTSQAPITIMAASVGGVRFTGSGGFDLTGASHVVVQGFVFADGGGLTVPGDAKANRVTRNTFDGNKGGADLTVQADDTEVDHNTFSNRTAQGVYLQVVGPGAHDMAKRVHVHHNYFYNHQYHGANGGESIRFGLSGRQHAEADGLIEDNLFDKADGDSEAISVKSSNNVVQYNTIVNSRGTLSLRHGWNTRVEGNILIGGSTGIRFFGNNHVIVDNLVEDTSGPAMEFGGGEVRDDTTNGTDHESSDHCLVAFNTLSGSDSLIWYESSKKYAPLDDTLADNILLGHGPAAAKGTGTSLHFTGNILFGSGAGSLPSGAYRTVDPKLVRDAHNLLRPSANSPAIGAATGSYPQVTLDIDKQTRPSAKDVGADQYNASAPARPLTTADVGPKAP; encoded by the coding sequence ATGAGGCATACTCGAAAACTGGCGATCGCCGTCGGGCTGGCCGGATTGCTGGCCGTAGGCGGCACGCAGCTGGCCGGCGCGAAGGCGCTGGTCGTGTCCTCACCGTCCGAACTGTCGGCCGTGCTGGCCCGGGCGGAGCCCGGGGATCGCGTGGTCGTCGGCCCTGGCACGTATGACAACGTGCTGATCCGGGTCAGCCGGTCGGGCACCTCGCAGGCGCCGATCACCATCATGGCGGCGTCGGTGGGCGGAGTGCGGTTCACCGGCAGCGGCGGTTTCGACCTGACCGGCGCGTCACACGTTGTGGTGCAAGGGTTTGTGTTCGCCGACGGCGGCGGCCTGACCGTGCCGGGGGACGCGAAGGCCAACCGGGTCACGCGGAACACGTTCGACGGCAACAAAGGCGGCGCGGACCTGACCGTGCAGGCCGACGACACCGAGGTCGACCACAACACCTTTTCCAATCGGACCGCCCAGGGCGTGTACCTCCAGGTGGTCGGGCCGGGCGCGCACGACATGGCCAAGCGGGTCCACGTGCACCACAACTACTTCTACAACCACCAGTACCACGGGGCCAACGGCGGCGAGTCCATCCGCTTCGGCCTCTCCGGCCGTCAGCACGCCGAGGCCGACGGGCTCATCGAGGACAACCTGTTCGACAAGGCCGACGGCGACTCCGAGGCGATCTCGGTGAAGTCCTCGAACAACGTGGTGCAGTACAACACCATCGTCAACAGCAGGGGCACGCTGTCCCTGCGGCACGGCTGGAACACGCGGGTCGAGGGCAACATCCTGATCGGCGGCAGCACCGGCATCCGGTTCTTCGGCAACAACCACGTGATCGTCGACAACCTGGTCGAGGACACCTCCGGGCCGGCCATGGAGTTCGGCGGCGGCGAGGTGCGCGACGACACCACCAACGGCACCGACCACGAGTCCTCCGACCATTGCCTGGTCGCCTTCAACACGCTGTCCGGCAGCGACTCGCTGATCTGGTACGAGAGCAGCAAGAAGTACGCGCCGCTGGACGACACCCTGGCCGACAACATCCTGCTCGGGCACGGGCCGGCGGCGGCCAAGGGCACCGGCACGTCGCTGCACTTCACCGGCAACATCCTGTTCGGCTCCGGTGCCGGCTCGCTGCCATCGGGGGCGTACCGAACCGTGGACCCGAAGCTGGTGCGGGACGCGCACAACCTGTTGCGCCCCAGCGCGAACAGCCCGGCCATCGGCGCGGCGACGGGCTCGTACCCGCAGGTGACGCTGGACATCGACAAGCAGACCCGGCCGTCGGCCAAGGACGTCGGCGCGGACCAGTACAACGCCTCGGCCCCGGCGCGGCCGCTGACCACGGCTGACGTCGGCCCCAAGGCGCCCTGA
- a CDS encoding winged helix-turn-helix transcriptional regulator yields MHGPRSFTELAAGLPTLSDKVLTERLTGLERQGLRRRRRRGGFPARTEYSLTPAGLSLRPLLIELYRTGETLQALR; encoded by the coding sequence ATGCACGGGCCGCGCTCGTTCACGGAGCTGGCGGCGGGTTTGCCGACCCTGAGCGACAAGGTTCTGACCGAACGCCTGACCGGCCTTGAGCGGCAGGGCCTGCGGCGCCGCCGGCGCCGTGGCGGATTCCCGGCGCGGACCGAATACAGCCTCACCCCGGCCGGCCTCAGCCTGCGCCCGCTGCTGATCGAGCTCTACCGCACGGGCGAGACGCTGCAAGCCTTGCGGTGA
- a CDS encoding MFS transporter, with protein MVSTSQVERRVGRTLLVLSGAPFLAGLDLFVVNVAFTAIGRDFTGHTLADLSWILNGYPIIYAALLVPCGRWADRVGHKRVFLLGLALFTLASAAAAASPSLAALIGCRLVQAAGAAALTPTSLGLLIHAVPAEQRARSVRIWASIGALASALGPVVGGFLVELSWRWVFLINVPIGIALLVLGIRVIRDYRAEDTEPEVDVVGAVLLTVGIGALALALVEGSAWGWTSAGIITSLAVAVAALIAFAANNWRHRSPIIPPSLLKVRTFAWSTIAVTFFSATFGAGLLSRVFWLQDVWGYSAIQTGLAIAPGPLMVPVFAMAGQAMTRRVSTGVIAATGCLLWAAGTVYMLLAVGPEPHYFTEMLPAWLITGMGVGLAMPTMLSSATAELPPARSGTGSAVVNMARQVGTVFGIALLVAILGSPTGYAEQHRAFTNVFWMVTVIGVVAAVASLGLTQRRKARLAA; from the coding sequence ATGGTAAGCACTAGCCAGGTGGAGAGACGGGTCGGCCGGACGCTGCTCGTGCTGAGCGGGGCGCCGTTTCTGGCCGGCCTGGACCTGTTCGTGGTGAACGTGGCGTTCACGGCGATCGGGCGCGACTTCACGGGGCACACGCTGGCCGACCTGAGCTGGATCCTGAACGGGTACCCGATCATCTACGCGGCGCTGCTGGTCCCCTGTGGACGGTGGGCCGACCGGGTGGGGCACAAGCGGGTGTTCCTGCTGGGACTGGCCCTGTTCACGCTGGCCAGCGCGGCCGCGGCGGCGAGCCCGAGCCTGGCGGCGCTGATCGGGTGCCGGCTGGTGCAGGCGGCCGGTGCGGCGGCGCTGACGCCGACGAGCCTGGGACTGCTGATCCACGCGGTGCCGGCGGAGCAACGGGCCCGCTCGGTGCGGATCTGGGCGTCGATCGGCGCCCTGGCCTCGGCGCTGGGGCCGGTGGTGGGCGGCTTCCTGGTCGAGCTGTCCTGGCGCTGGGTGTTCCTGATCAACGTGCCGATCGGGATCGCCTTGCTGGTGCTGGGAATCCGGGTGATCAGGGACTACCGGGCTGAGGACACCGAGCCGGAGGTGGACGTCGTCGGGGCGGTCCTGCTGACCGTGGGCATCGGGGCGTTGGCGCTGGCCCTGGTGGAGGGGTCGGCGTGGGGATGGACGAGTGCGGGCATCATCACCAGTCTGGCCGTGGCGGTCGCGGCACTCATTGCCTTTGCCGCCAACAACTGGCGGCACCGCTCGCCGATCATCCCGCCGAGCCTGCTCAAGGTCCGCACGTTCGCGTGGTCGACGATCGCGGTGACGTTCTTCAGCGCCACCTTCGGCGCCGGCCTGCTGTCCCGGGTCTTCTGGCTCCAGGACGTCTGGGGCTACTCGGCGATCCAGACCGGCCTGGCCATCGCGCCGGGGCCGCTGATGGTGCCGGTGTTCGCGATGGCCGGCCAAGCCATGACCAGACGGGTGAGCACGGGCGTCATCGCGGCCACGGGCTGCCTGCTGTGGGCGGCCGGCACCGTGTACATGCTGCTGGCGGTCGGCCCGGAACCGCACTACTTCACCGAAATGCTGCCGGCCTGGCTGATCACCGGTATGGGCGTCGGTCTGGCCATGCCGACGATGCTGTCCTCGGCCACGGCCGAGCTCCCGCCGGCCCGCTCGGGCACCGGCAGCGCCGTGGTGAACATGGCCCGCCAGGTCGGCACGGTGTTCGGCATCGCCTTGCTGGTGGCGATCCTCGGCTCCCCCACCGGTTACGCCGAGCAGCACCGGGCCTTCACCAACGTGTTCTGGATGGTGACGGTGATCGGAGTCGTCGCGGCGGTGGCGAGCCTCGGCCTCACGCAGCGGCGAAAGGCTAGGCTGGCGGCATGA
- a CDS encoding winged helix-turn-helix transcriptional regulator, which yields MRREGALADLGSWQPTRCSLALAMDVIGTKSAFLLLREAIYGTTRFDDFVRRVGITEAVAAGRLKELVEAGILAKQPYREPGQRTRSEYVLTEKGEALFPAMLALIQWGDEYLQPDGGPVEFVADETEAEVRVDVRTDQGDRVGLDGLRLRRR from the coding sequence ATGAGACGAGAGGGCGCGCTGGCCGACCTGGGCTCGTGGCAGCCGACCCGGTGCTCCCTCGCGCTGGCCATGGACGTGATCGGCACCAAGTCGGCGTTCCTGTTGCTGCGCGAGGCAATCTATGGCACCACGCGGTTCGACGACTTCGTCCGCCGGGTGGGCATCACCGAGGCGGTGGCGGCGGGACGGCTCAAGGAGCTGGTCGAGGCCGGCATCCTGGCCAAGCAGCCGTACCGCGAGCCCGGGCAGCGCACGCGCAGCGAGTACGTGCTGACGGAGAAGGGCGAGGCGCTGTTCCCGGCGATGCTGGCCCTGATCCAGTGGGGCGACGAGTACCTGCAACCGGACGGCGGCCCGGTCGAGTTCGTGGCCGACGAGACCGAGGCCGAGGTCCGCGTGGATGTCCGTACGGACCAAGGTGATCGGGTCGGGCTGGACGGCCTACGGCTGCGCCGCCGCTGA
- a CDS encoding BTAD domain-containing putative transcriptional regulator has translation MGTAPSVKVELLGAVRAWSDRGEIPLGPPRQRAVFAMLAASVGKVVSRSELIDGVWGEDSPASAEGSLYTYISDLRRALEPGRPNRAPSQLLESSGAGYVLHVHVDLTDFEELRQHAAALLASGSPGPALRALDAALALGHGEAFGGIPGPFAQRCRASLAELRLATQEQRAEAMLGLGQAGNVIGELTDLVRTYPLRESLRALLMTALHRAGRRDEALDVYREAETLLLDELGIEPSPPLATLFQQLQTGEVKPVVSARAGHHARVPEGFVSRAREVARMQAMLADLVTGRGGVVWLEGEPGIGKSSLLAAGLAGAEQAGCQLGWAVADELGQRFPLRAVLDCLEVDGRSVDPRRVELAESLHGPANGLLPGSDPIAAAVDRLLSFVETLCEDAPLLLVLDDVQWADEASLLVWHRLSRATTRLPLLLVASARTLPRRPQVAQVRLAAEGGFVVDLEPLSANDVVDIVRQSVGAPPGPELRTLTARAGGNPLYVRELLDALSRENAITVADGSAEIQHGTAADAPSSLVAVLTRRLSFLSPTVREVLQWASLLGGQFTVSDLSVVSDRPVPTLITLLEEAIAGNVVVATGEYLAFRHGLIRQALYEGTPSAVRLALHNHAAQALAKAGAPLEQVAEQLLAVPGAVEAWVVTWLQDNASRLGLLAPQITMELIGRALAMPTLTALAREVLTAELARLSFALGGVPESEVRYVIGRTRDVERLSEMRSILAHILCRRGQGAAAVEMLRGSLERPDIPDFWKARHEVLTAIGERTGNQDLTACAVSARRGVKLGQECHDAFATAHGLQELWVVHSVRREHAAAIEVVDEAITVVADVPELVGMRLSLLDNRLFTLQNLDRLSEIDGTIRFARELGRQHAVPTELHLPAAVHHYWTGRWDEALAELDAVVQDSPEMTFYGLRESTVTLLLLHGVAALIALRRGNDDAADAHLLTAAELPVASPAERENCDFLVAAQAVAAERDGRLDEAASLLKPNLRADYSQMTLRHQWLPDLARLALQVGDTAVAREALEQCQDEAAREQTPARAYTAALRCQAMVTGDPSFALEAVEHYRRIGRAVELGAALEDLAVLHATRGHSDAAVTLAEAVEVYSEFGARWDIQRARARSAAAQP, from the coding sequence GTGGGGACAGCGCCCTCGGTGAAGGTGGAACTGCTCGGCGCGGTCCGCGCCTGGTCCGATCGCGGCGAGATCCCGCTGGGACCGCCGCGGCAGCGGGCGGTTTTCGCCATGCTGGCGGCGAGTGTGGGCAAGGTGGTGTCCCGCAGCGAGCTGATCGACGGCGTCTGGGGCGAGGATTCACCGGCCAGCGCCGAAGGCAGCCTCTACACGTACATCTCGGACCTGCGCCGCGCCCTGGAGCCGGGGCGGCCCAACCGCGCCCCCAGTCAACTCCTGGAGTCTTCCGGCGCCGGCTACGTGCTGCATGTGCACGTGGACCTGACCGATTTCGAGGAACTTCGGCAGCACGCGGCCGCTTTGCTCGCGTCCGGATCGCCGGGCCCGGCGCTGCGAGCCCTGGACGCCGCGCTGGCGCTGGGGCACGGCGAGGCCTTCGGTGGCATCCCTGGACCGTTCGCGCAGCGCTGCCGGGCCAGCTTGGCCGAGCTGCGACTGGCCACTCAGGAACAGCGGGCCGAGGCCATGCTCGGCCTGGGCCAGGCCGGCAACGTGATCGGCGAGCTGACCGACCTGGTCCGGACCTATCCGCTGCGGGAAAGCCTGCGGGCGCTGCTGATGACCGCGCTGCACCGGGCCGGCCGCCGCGACGAGGCGCTGGACGTCTACCGCGAGGCCGAAACCCTGCTGCTGGACGAGCTCGGCATCGAGCCGAGCCCGCCGCTGGCCACGTTGTTCCAGCAGTTACAGACGGGCGAGGTCAAGCCGGTGGTGTCGGCGCGAGCCGGCCATCACGCCCGCGTGCCCGAAGGCTTCGTCAGCCGGGCCCGCGAAGTCGCCCGCATGCAGGCCATGCTGGCCGACCTGGTGACCGGCCGTGGCGGCGTCGTCTGGTTGGAGGGCGAGCCCGGCATCGGCAAGTCCTCGCTGCTCGCGGCCGGCCTGGCCGGGGCCGAGCAGGCCGGCTGCCAGCTCGGCTGGGCGGTGGCCGACGAGCTGGGACAACGCTTTCCGCTGCGGGCCGTGCTCGACTGCCTTGAGGTGGACGGGCGTTCCGTCGATCCGCGCCGGGTCGAGCTGGCCGAGAGCCTGCACGGCCCGGCCAATGGCTTGTTACCGGGCAGCGACCCGATCGCGGCGGCGGTCGACCGGCTGCTGTCCTTCGTGGAGACGCTCTGCGAGGACGCACCGCTGCTGCTCGTGCTGGATGACGTGCAATGGGCTGACGAAGCCAGTTTGCTGGTGTGGCACCGGCTTTCCCGGGCCACGACCCGGCTGCCGCTGCTGCTGGTGGCCAGTGCCCGGACGCTGCCGCGCCGGCCACAGGTCGCGCAGGTGCGGCTGGCCGCCGAAGGCGGGTTCGTCGTCGACCTGGAACCGTTGAGCGCCAACGATGTCGTCGACATCGTTAGGCAGTCGGTGGGTGCGCCGCCGGGTCCGGAGCTGCGCACCTTGACCGCCCGGGCCGGCGGAAACCCTTTGTACGTCAGGGAACTCCTGGACGCGTTGTCCCGTGAGAATGCCATCACCGTGGCCGACGGCAGCGCGGAGATCCAGCACGGCACCGCCGCCGACGCGCCGAGTTCGCTGGTGGCCGTCTTGACCCGGCGGCTGAGCTTCCTGTCGCCCACCGTGCGGGAGGTCCTCCAGTGGGCCTCGCTGCTGGGCGGCCAGTTCACCGTCAGCGACCTGTCCGTGGTCAGCGACCGGCCGGTGCCGACGCTGATCACCCTGCTGGAAGAGGCGATCGCCGGCAACGTGGTGGTGGCGACGGGGGAGTACCTCGCGTTCCGGCACGGCCTGATCCGGCAGGCGCTGTACGAGGGCACGCCCAGCGCTGTCCGACTGGCCCTGCACAACCACGCCGCGCAGGCGCTGGCCAAGGCTGGCGCGCCGCTGGAGCAGGTGGCCGAGCAGCTGCTGGCCGTACCCGGCGCGGTCGAGGCGTGGGTTGTGACGTGGTTGCAGGACAACGCCTCCCGGCTCGGCCTGCTGGCCCCGCAGATCACCATGGAGCTCATCGGCCGCGCCCTGGCCATGCCGACGCTGACGGCGTTGGCCCGCGAGGTGCTGACCGCCGAGCTGGCCCGGCTGTCGTTCGCCCTCGGCGGCGTGCCGGAATCCGAGGTGCGGTACGTGATCGGCCGTACTCGCGACGTCGAGCGGCTGTCGGAGATGCGGTCCATTCTCGCGCACATCCTGTGCCGACGCGGGCAGGGCGCGGCCGCCGTGGAGATGCTGCGTGGATCCCTTGAGCGGCCGGACATCCCGGACTTCTGGAAGGCCCGGCACGAGGTCCTCACCGCCATCGGCGAGCGCACCGGCAACCAGGACCTGACGGCGTGCGCGGTCAGCGCCCGGCGGGGTGTCAAGCTTGGGCAGGAATGCCACGATGCCTTCGCCACCGCGCACGGGTTGCAGGAGCTGTGGGTCGTGCACTCGGTACGGCGTGAGCACGCGGCGGCGATCGAGGTCGTGGACGAGGCCATCACCGTGGTGGCCGACGTGCCGGAACTGGTCGGCATGCGGCTGAGCCTGTTGGACAACCGCCTCTTCACGTTGCAGAACCTGGACCGGCTGAGCGAGATCGACGGCACGATCCGGTTCGCGCGGGAACTCGGCCGCCAGCACGCCGTGCCGACCGAGCTGCACCTGCCGGCCGCCGTGCACCACTACTGGACCGGGCGGTGGGACGAGGCGCTGGCCGAGCTGGACGCCGTCGTGCAGGACAGCCCGGAGATGACCTTCTACGGCCTGCGGGAGAGCACCGTCACGCTGCTCCTGCTGCACGGTGTCGCGGCGCTGATCGCGTTGCGGCGCGGGAACGACGACGCCGCGGACGCCCATCTGCTGACCGCCGCCGAGCTGCCGGTGGCCAGCCCGGCCGAGCGGGAGAACTGTGACTTCCTCGTTGCCGCGCAAGCGGTTGCGGCCGAACGGGACGGCCGGCTGGACGAGGCCGCGTCGCTGCTGAAGCCCAATCTGCGGGCCGACTACTCGCAGATGACGTTGCGGCATCAGTGGTTGCCCGACCTCGCCCGATTGGCCTTGCAGGTGGGGGATACCGCGGTCGCGCGTGAGGCTTTGGAACAATGCCAGGACGAGGCCGCCCGTGAGCAGACCCCGGCCCGGGCCTACACCGCCGCGTTGCGCTGCCAGGCCATGGTCACCGGGGATCCGTCGTTCGCGCTGGAGGCCGTCGAGCACTACCGGCGGATCGGCCGGGCCGTGGAACTCGGTGCGGCGCTGGAGGATCTGGCCGTGTTGCACGCGACCCGCGGGCATTCCGACGCCGCCGTGACGTTGGCCGAGGCAGTCGAGGTGTACTCGGAATTCGGCGCCCGATGGGACATCCAGCGGGCGCGGGCCCGGTCAGCGGCGGCGCAGCCGTAG
- a CDS encoding DUF7019 family protein codes for MSLRYYYYISDAKVDMLLPQVDPGFAAKRTTEFGIGLNPLSGKRKRETTPDRVVRLERVIQHIDDFCDVGTIDEPGQYFRGRLAMRVQQAPGFVYFAGATGDTVVGLGGSSGHIIGGAKPKEDDGTARSMLPGMVQGLTAISDDEAPDGALELAYLAQRNARGDEQEVEFIAKRLRHGPSPYPELDGGRSVNVLVGSPLFVALAD; via the coding sequence GTGTCGCTGCGGTACTACTACTACATCAGCGATGCCAAGGTGGACATGCTGCTGCCGCAGGTCGATCCGGGCTTCGCGGCCAAGCGCACCACCGAGTTCGGCATCGGCCTGAATCCGCTCAGCGGCAAGCGCAAGCGGGAGACCACCCCGGATCGTGTCGTCCGGCTGGAGCGCGTCATCCAGCACATCGACGACTTCTGCGACGTGGGCACGATCGACGAGCCCGGCCAGTACTTCCGGGGCCGGCTGGCCATGCGCGTGCAGCAGGCGCCCGGCTTCGTCTACTTCGCCGGCGCCACCGGGGACACGGTGGTCGGCCTCGGCGGGTCCAGTGGTCACATCATCGGCGGGGCCAAGCCGAAGGAGGACGACGGCACCGCGCGGTCGATGTTGCCGGGCATGGTCCAGGGCCTGACCGCGATCTCCGACGACGAAGCCCCGGACGGCGCGCTCGAGCTGGCGTATCTGGCGCAGCGCAACGCCCGCGGCGACGAGCAGGAGGTGGAGTTCATCGCCAAGCGGCTGCGGCACGGGCCGAGCCCGTATCCGGAGCTGGACGGCGGCCGGTCGGTGAATGTGCTGGTCGGGAGCCCGCTGTTCGTCGCACTGGCCGACTGA
- a CDS encoding serine/threonine-protein kinase produces the protein MTWQPGETVLGLYEVKDVRSGGMGVVHRVRHLGWQVDLAVKTPRPEKVTTAEDRRHFEREAGTWVNLGLHPHTVNCVYVRTIDAAPRVFAEWVDGGSVADAVARGGLTPARILDLAVQIAWGLAHAHAAGLVHQDVKPANVMLDPDGTAKVTDFGLAKAIQPAEDAPAGVSFGGMTRPYRSPSRPTPWPARPGCASRRRRTCGHGASRCWRCSPADGRPPTGRRPTRR, from the coding sequence ATGACCTGGCAGCCGGGCGAGACCGTGCTGGGCCTGTACGAGGTCAAGGACGTCCGCAGCGGCGGCATGGGCGTGGTGCACCGGGTGCGGCACCTCGGCTGGCAGGTGGACCTGGCGGTGAAGACGCCCCGTCCGGAGAAGGTCACCACGGCCGAGGATCGCCGGCACTTCGAGCGTGAGGCCGGCACGTGGGTGAACCTCGGCCTGCACCCGCACACCGTGAACTGTGTCTACGTGCGCACGATCGACGCCGCGCCACGGGTGTTCGCCGAGTGGGTGGACGGCGGCAGCGTCGCCGACGCGGTGGCGCGCGGCGGTCTGACACCGGCCCGGATTCTGGACCTTGCAGTCCAGATCGCCTGGGGATTGGCGCACGCGCACGCGGCCGGCCTGGTGCACCAGGATGTCAAGCCGGCCAACGTGATGCTCGATCCGGACGGCACCGCCAAGGTCACCGATTTCGGTCTGGCCAAGGCGATACAGCCCGCGGAGGACGCGCCGGCCGGCGTCAGTTTCGGCGGCATGACACGGCCGTACCGCTCCCCGAGCAGGCCGACGCCGTGGCCGGCCAGGCCGGGGTGCGCATCACGGCGGCGTCGGACGTGTGGTCATGGGGCGTCACGGTGCTGGAGATGTTCGCCGGCGGATGGACGACCCCCTACGGGGAGGCGGCCGACGCGGCGCTGA
- a CDS encoding WD40 repeat domain-containing protein, whose amino-acid sequence MFAGGWTTPYGEAADAALTMLLEEGLRLPSAVSLLLRACFADDPARRPTALDVAAHLIDIYPEVAGAAYPRSQPKAARLLADGLSNQALSMLDLGRVDEAEELFRGAITADPYHLPAVYNRGLHKWRTGVAMGEEVVSDVEAAWAADPSDSLGSLLLGLVQLERHEDEWAGTLLLKADQSSVDVQAALAVLEKRPPRVQIDLKRPDVTAIALSADGSQVLFGDKAGQLVLWTPAKGTGWRAQRTLTRRGDPVTAAALSADATVGVVLRGQAVELWDLRRGRQRRGPHAMCAIAVSADGRFYATGDVPGTVSVWSAENDLLIAGVAPGLGKVGAVALSPDGSRVLAAFLDSDDSSVRAWDVATRSLTTVLTGRRPELPRGWPNSSNVDFAALSADAGHAVVAWWRGPLVTWDAQRDVVLGEVPDRHSDINTVVLAGTTMVSNDVRPVRVWDAPTGRCLGTLSRGPDGTTGPAAISADARIAAFWTIESISIRSVPTADYRAPWCYARPRAVEDLISTDDTFRGRMDRVRELTERERFAEAAAVLRSVQEGPDFARNQDVREAWAALGPHGSRAKLLGGWPVFTFEGKVELIEPPVVALRSDGRYMATCRRSGEVDLWDFPNSERLLTFAPGEGGWAEEVRFAADGMMLLVRSFPGLIRQLDLSDGSRRIYPDDNGVLTAFAVTPSGHRILIGDEHGTLRQRELPSGRLLRELAADGLVDAVAMSRDGRRLAAVAMGLHVWGDQPAPTFVVPFQAGYAAPLFSPDGNTVFASLTESTAAWDVATGTLKYQVHGVSSPVERRLALSGDGRFGATPARHGLAVWSTDTGEVVRTLRMTSAIKAHALSADGTFAVTADADRRLQVWDLRTGDCLRTMASHEHDIIDLMLGDDGRWLLTTDSGTNVCGWELVWEYDIP is encoded by the coding sequence ATGTTCGCCGGCGGATGGACGACCCCCTACGGGGAGGCGGCCGACGCGGCGCTGACCATGCTGCTGGAGGAGGGACTGCGCCTGCCATCGGCAGTGAGTCTGTTGCTACGGGCCTGTTTCGCCGACGATCCCGCGCGGCGGCCGACCGCACTCGACGTCGCCGCGCACTTGATCGACATCTACCCGGAGGTCGCCGGCGCGGCCTATCCGCGGTCGCAGCCCAAGGCGGCTCGACTGCTGGCCGACGGTCTGTCCAACCAGGCCCTCTCCATGCTCGACCTCGGCCGGGTCGACGAGGCGGAGGAGCTGTTCCGGGGCGCGATCACCGCCGATCCGTACCATCTGCCGGCGGTCTACAACCGTGGCCTGCACAAGTGGCGGACCGGCGTCGCCATGGGTGAGGAAGTTGTGTCCGATGTGGAGGCTGCGTGGGCGGCCGATCCGTCCGACAGCCTCGGGTCCTTGCTGCTGGGCCTCGTTCAGTTGGAACGGCACGAGGACGAGTGGGCCGGCACGCTGCTACTGAAGGCCGATCAGTCCTCAGTGGACGTCCAGGCAGCGTTGGCAGTACTGGAAAAGCGCCCGCCTCGCGTGCAGATCGACCTGAAGCGCCCGGATGTCACGGCCATCGCGCTCAGCGCGGACGGTTCTCAGGTGCTGTTCGGCGACAAGGCCGGTCAGCTGGTGCTGTGGACGCCAGCCAAGGGCACCGGTTGGCGGGCACAGCGCACCCTGACCCGTCGCGGTGACCCCGTCACCGCCGCCGCGCTGAGCGCAGACGCGACGGTCGGCGTTGTCCTCCGTGGTCAAGCGGTCGAGCTGTGGGACTTGCGGCGGGGGCGGCAGCGACGGGGCCCGCACGCGATGTGCGCGATCGCGGTGAGCGCTGACGGCCGTTTCTATGCCACAGGCGATGTTCCCGGCACGGTATCGGTGTGGTCGGCCGAGAATGACCTGCTCATCGCCGGAGTGGCTCCGGGCTTGGGGAAGGTCGGCGCGGTCGCGTTGAGCCCGGACGGCAGCCGGGTCCTTGCCGCCTTCCTCGACAGCGACGACAGCAGTGTCCGGGCCTGGGACGTGGCCACCCGCTCCCTCACGACCGTGCTGACCGGCCGGCGACCGGAGCTGCCGCGCGGCTGGCCCAATTCGTCCAATGTGGACTTCGCTGCGCTGAGCGCGGACGCCGGCCACGCCGTGGTGGCCTGGTGGCGGGGACCGCTCGTGACGTGGGACGCGCAGCGGGATGTCGTGCTGGGCGAGGTGCCGGACCGGCACTCCGACATCAACACCGTGGTGCTCGCCGGCACGACCATGGTGAGCAACGACGTCCGGCCGGTCCGGGTCTGGGACGCGCCGACCGGCCGCTGCCTCGGCACGCTCAGCCGCGGCCCGGACGGCACGACCGGCCCCGCGGCGATCTCGGCCGACGCGCGGATCGCCGCGTTCTGGACCATAGAGTCCATCTCGATCCGGTCCGTGCCGACCGCCGACTACCGAGCGCCCTGGTGTTACGCCCGTCCCCGGGCGGTCGAGGACCTGATCAGCACGGACGACACGTTCCGAGGCCGGATGGACCGGGTGCGGGAGCTCACCGAGCGGGAACGGTTCGCCGAGGCCGCCGCGGTGTTGCGGTCCGTTCAGGAGGGGCCCGACTTCGCCCGCAACCAGGACGTCCGGGAGGCGTGGGCCGCGCTCGGACCCCATGGCAGCAGGGCGAAACTGCTCGGCGGCTGGCCCGTGTTCACGTTCGAGGGCAAGGTCGAGCTGATCGAGCCGCCGGTCGTGGCGCTGCGCTCGGACGGCCGCTACATGGCGACCTGCCGGCGCTCGGGCGAGGTCGACCTGTGGGACTTCCCGAACTCGGAGCGGCTGCTGACGTTCGCGCCCGGCGAGGGTGGTTGGGCCGAGGAGGTCCGCTTCGCGGCCGACGGCATGATGCTGCTGGTCCGAAGCTTCCCCGGACTGATCCGCCAGCTCGACCTGTCCGACGGCAGCCGGCGGATCTACCCCGACGACAACGGTGTGCTCACCGCGTTCGCCGTCACCCCGTCCGGCCACCGGATCCTCATCGGCGACGAGCACGGCACGCTGCGCCAGCGGGAACTACCGTCGGGCCGGCTGCTGCGCGAGCTCGCCGCCGACGGCCTGGTCGATGCGGTGGCGATGAGCCGGGACGGCCGGCGCCTGGCGGCCGTGGCCATGGGCCTGCACGTGTGGGGCGACCAGCCGGCGCCGACGTTCGTGGTCCCGTTCCAGGCCGGCTACGCGGCGCCGCTGTTCAGTCCGGACGGCAACACCGTGTTCGCCTCGCTCACGGAGTCGACCGCGGCGTGGGACGTGGCGACCGGGACACTCAAATACCAGGTGCACGGCGTCAGTTCGCCGGTCGAACGGCGACTCGCGCTGAGCGGTGACGGCCGATTCGGTGCGACACCGGCACGACACGGTCTGGCGGTGTGGTCGACCGACACCGGCGAGGTGGTGCGGACACTGCGGATGACCAGTGCGATCAAGGCGCATGCGCTCAGCGCCGACGGCACGTTCGCGGTCACCGCCGACGCGGACCGTCGTCTCCAGGTCTGGGATCTGCGCACCGGCGACTGCCTGCGGACGATGGCGTCGCATGAGCACGACATCATCGACCTGATGCTGGGCGACGACGGCCGGT